The window TCACCCTTTAGTTAAACAAGATACAATTTGACTACTTGTCAATTACCATCTTCTGTCTTAgtttcttttgattattattgGGTCAATATGGTTAGTTAGgcgaattttaattaataatgatTGTAATGTTACTATAATTGTTTCATAAGGTaatgaaaagttaaaaaaaaaaacaagctatACTAATGCTTAAGGTAACACAAATGCATGGAGAACTTGAGATTTTTTTTTCTGATATGATAATTATGTACATGTAATACAGGTAAATGATGATTTCGGTGTGTAATTTACGAAcagaaatatttgataacaaaaaatagtCAGCTTGTCTTCATTAACCAAAAATTGTAGTCAGAACTCCAACAATCTCAGAAATGTGCATACATACTACAACTAGCAAGAAAATAGAACTCAGCAATTAagcaacaaaaaacaaaaacaaacaaaaacagaGAGGTGAGCATGGGAAATGTTTCTTGTGTGTGCATGCATGCATCAATGACGCTTTCTCTTATTCCCTACACTCCTAGCATCTCTCATTGATCTCTTCTCTTCATTGCAGCACTTGACATATTCACGAATAGCATCAATTGAATCTTTCTTTAAATTTGGGCAATTCCTGAATGAAAAAACCGTGCCTCCAATATAATACTCCTTTTCGTAGAATGCGAGGTGTTGTTGGAGTAGTTCAGGTGTTGGAGTGAACACTCTCTCCAACGATTTGCAGTTATTGGCTGTTAAACAATGGAGGGATGGTGGAATTCGAGGCATTGACCGGAGCACCGTGCAACTGGTTAAGTAGAGATTTCTGAGGCGTGGAAGGTGTCTGATGGTTTCTGGAATGCTCTTCACGTTAGTTTCCCTGAGTGATAACGACTCTAACAATGATAAGTTGCTGATGTTATGTGGGATTTCATACAACTTATCACATTGATCCAAGTCTAGCTGTGTTAAAGAAGATAAGGCATCAAATAAGATGTATAGATTTGATGCGTCTAACTTTATGCACCCTCCAAGATAAAGCACTTTAAGAGTGGTGAGATTAGAAAAGCTGTCTGGCAGATGCATCAGATTCACACATCCATCCAAGTTTAAGTATTGAAGCTTGGAGCGGGAAGTATGTGATGATCCTGAGCACGATGATGTTGATGATGCTGATGCTTCACTCAATACTTCCTTCTTCACTTCACACCACCCTAAACCATGTAAacgtaagaaagaaaaaaaaaatttcaatgagcttataatgtatttattaaaaagaatttagatGTTtccaatattaataaatttaacaaGATAACAAATGACAATTATTAGTAAAATCTTAAGGGAATATATTTAAAGCATTGATGTCATATAAATTACTTATATCTCTAGCATACTTTCTCTCACAGAAAACTTTTTCTGAAATTatgtgaattttgaaatttgttattgaaactctaataccatgttacAAAATTACTTGTTCCGAAAAATTGAGCTGAGAGGAGAAGTTATACTGATAGCTATATCTTTAACAATACTATAatcaatacaaaaaaataaaataaaaaaatagaaaaaaaaaacacaaaagaaTGAAAATGTTAAAAAGAAAACACAACAATCATAAGGATGgggaggagaaagaggaaaaaaTTAGTGCAACATATGAGAAGGGGGAAAAAAGCTGAAAAAGAAAACTTGATTGGGAGATATTAAAAAGGGATTTGTTCATTTAACACTAATAATGTTACTTTTATATTAAGGCATCTCACCTGGAAGTTTCTCAAGCCTTCGGCAATTCCATAGGGTCACCGTAACAAGTTTTGGGAGAGAAAAAATTGATGGGTGAACCGAAAGCAAATTTATGCATCCCATGAGTTCTAATTCTTGAAGACTCAAGGCTTTAGATAAATCTGGAATCTCGATCAATTGTTTGGATCCATTAAGAACAATCCTTTTCATATTTGGTATAtcctaaaatgaataaaaatatacaaaattagaTGCTTCATGCTAGTAATTGATTCAGAAAATAAATAACTAGATTAAACTCTACAAAATTAAGGATTAGCTGGCAAGAGGATAATAGATTGACTTTCATTCATTTaactttcttttataattttggcATCGAATATCTTGTATACATCCTAGTCGTCCATCTAATTAATGATTTGAATTATAAATGCATCATCATGCATGTGCAATGGTGGAGTCATCGGATATTCAGATATGCAAATGGAACCCGTTGAAAAAGTGTAGTTGATTTTGGAAAATCATTCAGAGTGTGGGAGAAATGACATCACTATgttttaaaaagttttcatctgAGGGAACCGTTTTGGAAACTCAGTGGCCAATTCGGTGATTCTCTTTTTCATAATTTGATAATGTCATTTCACACATGATCATACTTGATGTTTTTACATTGTATATCGGCATTATCAAAAATAAGAATGACATTATCTATTTCGTGTAATATAATTTGATTTCGCATGAATTGAATGCAGTTGAATAAAGAATTGAAGTAAACCCACATATAATATAGTACAATATAATTTTTCACTTACCTGTACACCATCCCAGAGCTTTTCAACGCGACTTTCTTTCATACGAAGTTCAACAAGACACTCTGCATTGAATGTTGTTGGAAAGGATTTCGCAGGGTAATTGTCCCAATGAAAGAGTCGTAGTTTCTGTGGCAGTATTTCAAGACCTTCTGGAAGATGCACTTGGCATGTGTTATTATccgaacaataataataataatagtaataatcactgctattattattattattattgaaataaaaCCTCAGAAGTTTTAGATTTTCCATTCTAGCAAACAAATGAGGACTTAGGCTTATGTCAGCACTAACACTTGACATGTTCCAGGTTAAGCTTTCAATATGGTCCGTGCCCTGTCCAAAACAACTAAATCTACTTAATTATATGTATCATGGAATAATAACCATagaattttctttaattattttatctattttaaatgGAAAAATGTCACAATAAAAGTTTTCATACCTCTCTATGTTTCAATACACGATGAATGTCATGAGGATCCCATAAATGACGTTGTTCTCCAGGCTTATTGATGCTTTGTTGACGCACAATCCATCGGCCCATTTCTCGAATCAAGTCATGCATGGATACACAATGTTGAATACTTATAAGAGCTCTATCTTGGAGAGTTTTTAATGCAATAGATGTTGAGTAACCACAAGCATCTAATAAATTCTCTACAGTATCCTTTCCTTCATCCTCTttgaagaaacaagcaacataTAAAAATATGCTCTTCTCTTGGTGATCCAATCCTTCATAACTTAATCTCAACACATTATGAATCTCTGGAAAGGGCATTTTCTGAAGCTTCTGGAATTGACATTCCCATTCTTCAAAGCATTTGCCATAAAGAAAAGAACCCAAAACTTTCAATCCTAATGGGATGCCTTTAGCATATTCAACCATTTTCGACACAAGATTATGCCAGTGCAATTCAAGGCAATGCCCATCAGTTCCATCAAAGGCATGCAAACTTAGCAGCTGTCGGGCATCACTAGATTCCAATGCCTTTACTTTGTATATGTCATCTGCTTCTTTACAAATTGCATGTTTATCCCTAGTTGTAACAATGATTCTACTACCAGGACCCAACCAATTATGTCCTCCAACTAAGTTTGTGATTTGATCAGAAGTACTAACATCGtcaagaacaacaagaatctTTCTGCGACGAAGTTTTCTCAAAACATGTTTCGGTACTCCGTTGggaacaccaatgtttaaatctTTTTCGTCTGTGAATACAGAAAGAATTTTGTCTCTTAATTGAATTATTCCCCACTTCTCTGACTCCTTTCTGACATTTGCTAGGAAATGACGACTTTCATATTGAGAACACAATTTGTTAAATAATACAGTGGCAATAGTAGTCTTACCAATGCCACCCATGCCCCAAATTCCTATAACACGAATATCTTTTGAGCCATTGGCAAAAACTATTGACTCAAGTTCGTCGACTGGTTTATTAATTCCAACAAGGCCTTGAAAGTCATAAGCTGGGTGCATATCATCTAAAGTTTTCAAAATGTGTTTGACAACTTCTTCCTCACTTCTGCTGACAAAGAAAAGAGCATCATCATTAtcatatcatcattattattaatgGAAATTGAAAAATTCTTCTAActtataaaaagattaattatAGTTTCACCTATGATTGGATGTTTGTTGTTTAATttctatctaaaaaataaaaaaaatagctcGTGCATTTCAAAAGTTTAGAACAAAAATgtcatatatttaaaaaaagaaacacaAACCTAAAATTTTTGGAATGGAATCCTGATAAACCTGAGACTCCCTTCAGTGCAGCTCTCCATTTATTGACTTTGTCCTTgaaatcattttcatgttttcatgttTAACAAATGCTTCTGCATAGGACCTCTTCTGATGTCGCACTTCTGAAGGCTCTACATTGTAGAAAATAGGTATGATGATTTGACCCTTCTCTTTTTGGCATTCAGTTATTTTGACAAGCTCTTCTAAGCACCATTTCGAAGAGGCATAGTCTTTCGAGAAAATAACTAATGCAATTTGTGATTGTTCAATTGCTGCGAAAAGTGCTGGTAATATTTCATTTCCTTCTTTAAGGTTATAATCTACATATACATGAATCTTTTTCTGACGTAATGCTGTAAGCAAATGGCTGAAAAAGCCACAGCGAGTGTCTGAACCTCTAAAACTTATGAAGACGTCATATTTGAATTGAGGAGCagtggatgaagaagaagaagaagaagaagaagaagtcatCTTATAGAAACCAATATGCCAATGTAGTCAGCAGCAGTCTTCTTTATGATCTACAACAGAGAAGATTTTGACTTAGAGAAAATAACAAGCATTGAAAAACATATGGAGCAGATAATGATGATGTGAAGAATCTCATTGATGACTGTTTGAATCTACATCTATATATACAGGTTAATCCTGGTCTTTGTGGTAAAttacaatatatatttttattggctccaaaaaatatactaataatatacaagtaaattataataatatcttaataatattaaagtgtaatgtttttatttattaataattaataatataaattaattttaggtttatttttaaaatataaaccaATAATAAAAGTCACATATTGACATTTGGTTGTGTACAAAGACCAACGGTGTCCCTCAaagaagtgtttttttttttttaaaaaaaaatacattactCATAAGATAGTCACCTCGTTTGGCAGTTGGTTCCTAGAAACTATGAAAAGGATTAGGAAGGAAGGAGGTTATTTGCAGAGGGAACTAATAAGCAGCATCAGTTTTAcatggtgggcaatatggaagaTCAGAAACCAATTTATGTTTCAAAGACAGGAGGTCAGTCCTATGGGAGCTATAACTAGTGCAGCTAACTGGACAGCAGAATATAACAACTTAGGGAAGGGAATATGATTGTTTACCTTTGGAAGAGAACAGGTTTAGGGTTCGCCAAATAAGCATGAATGTACAGGTTTCGGTTTCAACCTATCAAGAGAACAGAATAGAGCCAATCCGGGAGTGAATCCCCAGCAGCGATGTTGAAGCAAGGAAGTAAATGGCAGCACTCAACCGAAGGAGAAGGGAATGTACTCCAACAAGGGCAAGTTCATTGGGCAAGAAATAGAAATGAAGCGCTGAACATGAGCAGCGTTCATGGAGTCATTAGTAGTGGAGCGAAGAAAGCAAGCAGCAACGAGTAAAGAACAGATTAATGACGTGTCAAAGAGCGGATCTCGTCGGTTGAGAGCGCTTTCTGAATCAGCCTCGACGCCGCCATCCAGAGAAGAGGAGAAAGGGACCGATTCGATGCCAGGAGGGGCTGGGCTCGCCGGAGTGAGCGACGGCGCGTCACTGTCCGAGGTAGTGTCAGGTGTGTGCGCTGCCCGAGTGCCGATCTTTTCGCGGAGATAGCAGCGGCCGTCCATGATAGGTCTTGTGCCAGAACAAGTCCAGATTTCAGGAGATCAGAGGAATCGGGTATTGATGGCGGAAACCTGGGCAGAGCGTGAAGCATCAGGTGGCAAATCGGAAGGAGATCAGAGGAATCTAGTTGTCTAGTTGCACGATTGCCATGATACGATAGTTGGGTGGGGCGGGTTCTGGGTCGGATCTGATTGTAGGGCAAATCCCATGACCAAAAAAGAAAGGTGAATACTTTCATGACACATTTGCGTGAAGATAGCATTGTGGACTATAAGGTGAATTGATATGTTTAATTAAATATGTTTGATCAATCATCTAAAAGTttacaatatatataaaaatggACATCGAATTTGATGGTCTCAGGAGGTTTGGACTATTAAATGGTCCATaataaaacatgttttttaagtttttttaataacggctaaatagtctttttttttaattttatttacaaattaacttcatatattttatttaattataaaaactattttttattttataaattattattttattattcatctatcatgtttattaacaataaaaaataaaaacaataagccaatgagttataactcaaatgacatagtctccacatactcaattaagaggttgcggattcgagtctcctatctctggtaaaaaaaaataaaaataaaaaaaataaaaacaataacgaattagatcttctatTGATAGTAATAAACATTTTGGtcattccaatcgattaaaagtttatatttgatcCGTGACGTTCGTGATGAACCATAAAATCGTGTTTCCttaaaaaccaatcgattgaaaattgcaagGCCAGCATGGTTTTCgcataaatcaatcgattggtcatattaccaaTCAATTGAACGATGAATTAAATGtggattttttataattcaatcgattgtttatacttttcAATCGATTTAATGCTTCAAAATAACCAGAGGTCTCAcgattcaatcgattgaattcaccaAAACAATATGGATTTGCCAAATTCACGTAACAAAAGCAATCGATTTAATTGTGAGACCTCAGGTTGTTATaaagcattcaatcgattggaaaagtataaacaatcgattgaattataaaaaattcacatttaattcatcgttcaatcgattgggtaatatgaccaatcgattgatttatgcGAAAACCATGCTGCCTTGCAATTtttaatcgattgttttgtgataaattgtaatccaatcgattgagttataattcaattgattgttttgataattcaatcgattgattttcaaggaaacacgattttaTGGTTCATCACGAACGTCACGgatcaaatataaacttttaattgaTTGGAATGACCAAAAGgtttattacgatcaatggaatatctaattcgttattgtttttgttttttattgttaataaacatgatagatgaataataaaataataatttataaaataaaaaatagtttttataattaaataaaatatatggggttaatttgtaattaaaactaaaaaaaagactatttagcaattattaaaaaaacttaaaaaacatgttttgttatgggatAATTTAATGATCCAAACGTTCTGGAACCATCGAATGCTAAGCCATGAAAATGTCATAATGTGagtattttccaaaaaaaaaaaaggatagtaTCTAGTTTCCTTCCAtattgtcacggccttggacacactctaACGCTATCGTGCTGGCACTcgaacttactcaacctcttgagctaaaaTCAAGTCAGCCTAACCTTCAATACTTAtcaagaaagctaagaatacaagagaacacaagagaagggaagttttggtggaagaacactttattactcaagtgtttgttacaaatgattcacacatctcacactaactctcacctcctatttatagccatccacctccttaattgatggttaggattaaatctaattaacGGTCTAGATTAATCATCTAGATCCTTcactacaaatatctatcctatcatatttttctaaatacttctagattgtTCCATACCATTCTTCATACTCCTATATACatccacactcttctagaatactctagaACCTTGCatagtcttctagaaccttctagggtattccaggaccttctaggacattctagtaCATTTCGGAACCATCTAGAGCGTTCTCAAACACCatagaaaactatacaaacactattaaatttaactttataaaatttaccgtgacattctcctccacctaatgcgcagacgccctcgtcgcgttctgttcatgatagcgctctaggtgttcttggaattgTCACAGATCTTCACGAGTTTTCCAGCTAGCTTCGGTTATCAGGAGCtctttccacttgatcaagtattggataTTTGGTGGTACGACCAAAAGAAGAAGGCTTTTgtgcccaaaggaggatgcttcgtgtgcaagggaccacaccaaatgaaggattGTCCCAAGCTAGACAATTTGGCATCAGAGCAAGGTTCGAGAGGGAGTACAAGTCGCTTATGGGTATGACTTCTAGTATCACCATGGAGCACGTTGAGTCTCAAAGGGGAAGGAatgctattccttctcaatggggaggcaagaaggttcgttcttcaagtgagcctagaggtaaggactctaacttcttagaagagagagtttctgtgttggagaatgttctatcctctatggataAGCGTTTCCAAAGGATAGAACAAGATAAGGAGACCCCCGAGGCTCACGtgttaggagaactagatgctttcaaagaaagcatgctccaaatcgaaGAAAAGCTTGAAAATTCCTTAAACCTATTTGAGGAAGTTCGAATTTGGTTCGAGGAGgcaaaatctcgaccaaccattataagggagacgaTAAAGATTGATCTCCCTaagccaaaggagttcaagggcgtaagggacgctcgcgaggtggagaacttcctatggcaaatggagagtacttcgaaggccaaggggtggtcgaagaagcaataaaggtacgcactgcagctctctacctttctgataatgctactttgtggtggaggagaaagtgcgtagatatggaaaagggtacttgcaacatagccacatgggaagatttcaaaagtgagttgaaaagacaattcttccctgagaatgtggtttatgaagcaaggaagaagttgagggagttgaagcacaagagtacgattagcgactacataaaggagttcactactctcacgcttcaaatccccaacttagcatcagaggatgcattATTCTTCATTGATAgactccaaccttgggcaaaACAAGAACTACAAAAaaggaatgttaaggatgtcgatgagGCCATCGTAGTGGCAGAATCACTCACtgagtatcataggggagactTTAAACCCAAGTCTTCCTCTAAGCCTAGTTCTGCTAAAGGTGGGGGAGACAAGGGGAAGAGATTCTCAaccaagaaggaaggaaaatactcttcaaagaaagagtacgatgaaaagaagaaggctttcgtgcccaaagaaggaggcttcgtgtgcaagggaccacaccaaatgaaggattCTCCAAAGCTAGGGACTTTGGCATCTATCGCCGAGGAACGAGAAGCTCAAACTCAAGTAACTGAGTATGTTGGATCTATCCAACACATAAATGTTGTGAAGGGCAAAGAGGCAAGCACTGCAGAAAAGAAAAgcttgatgtatgtcaaagcctttatcaatgaaaaacctATCATGGCTATGTtcgacactggtgctacacacaacttcatcacgcctgatgaagtaaagaggcttgggttgaagatcaccggaaagaatggctggttcaaactcgtgaataccaagggtgaaccccttaagggagtagcaaaagCGGTTGAAatgactcttggttcttggaagggccttgtggatttctcagtagcacccatggacgattttaaaatagtcatcggGCTTGATTTGCAAAGGAAGGAAAATTtaatacctatgccatactacgacatagtatgcgtcatggagaaagggtctccatgcatggtccctacagTCTCTAAAGTTGGCGGACCACCGATACTTTCTGGtatgcaactcaagaaagggttcaagaaaggagagattacatatttggctctattacaagaggagtcaacatCCAAAAGAGAAGACGTTTCTCccaaaatcaaggaagtccttgaagaaaataaggatgtgatgcctCCCGAGTTGCCAAAATAACTACCACCTAGGAGGAAGGTGGACCACAAGATTGAATTGGAGTCAGAAGAAAATCCGCCCGCCTCAACACCTTATAGGATGGCACCGCCAGAACTCGAGGagttgaagaagcaactcaaggatttgctagatgctgggttcatccgtccatcgaaggcaccttatggcgcaccagtcttgttccaaaagaagcatgatggttcattgagactatgcatcgactatcgagcacttaacaaggtaaccatcaagaacaaataccccattcctttgatagccgatttgtttgatcaacttggTAGAACCAAGTGGTTCTCAAAGCTAGATTTGAGGTCAAGATATCACCAAGTGAGAATTGCCGATGGTGATGAGCCTAAGACCACCTGTGTCATGAGGTATGGATCGTATGAGTGGTtggtgatgccttttggcttgaccAATGCTCCTACGACCTTCTGTACCTTGATGAACGAGATCTTTCGACCTTACCTTGATCAGTTTGTAGTGGTCTACTTGGATGATATTGTTGTCTATAGTAATACCTTGGAGGAACATGTAGAACACTTACGAACCGTGTTCAAGATCTTGCGAGAGAATAACCTacatgtgaagaaggaaaagtGTTCCTTTGCAAGGAAAGGTGAAGGCTATCAAAGATATCCTCGTAGCATTTTGTTCATTATAGAGCCctaggtgttcttggaattgccACAGATCTTCATGAGTTTCCCAGCTAACTTCGGTTATCGGGAGCCAtttccacttgatcaagtattggatacttggtggtACCCCTCTTCATCGTACGATGcgattagctaagatctcttcgatttctttatCAAAGGATCTAATCACCACAGGTGGAGCACGACTAGAGTTACCTCTACTCGGTTCGTCTTGGTCTTCATaatatggtttaagcatactcacatggaagaccgggtggatcttcatagagggagggagttgtactttgtaagcaaccttcccaacacgtccaatgatctcaaatggcccTTCGCATTTGCGGATTAAACCCTTATGAACTTTGCGAAAGACTTTGAATTATTGTGGAAGAAGTTTGATCATTAccttgtctcccacttgatagcttgcatgcctcctcttcttatctgcccatttcttcatcctcttggtagctttgtcgaggtaagaacgagtgacatctgcttgttcttcccatgacttaattctccagggctcttccctgagtaagaggaagaaagagagtgaaGTGTAAGCGGTTGTTGTCCAGTCACAATCTCGAATGGGCTCTTCCCTGTAGACTCGCTCCTTTGCAGATTGTATGAGAACTGGGCAATGTCTAGGAgttttgtccaatccttctgattagcgcttacaaaatacctcaagtaacactcaagtaaggcattcactctctcagtttgcccatcggtttgaggatggaagcttgttgagaaatgaagctccgacccaaggagtttgaacagCTCTGTCTATAGTCATCCTGTGAAGCGTGGATCTCGATTACTAATGATGCTCTTAGGCAATCCCCGGtacttcaccacattcttgaagaatagtcgtgctgcttcctctgcagtgcagtcagtaggggcaggtataaaggtagcatacttcgaaaattgatccactaccacgagaatagatccaaacccctcGGACTTCGGTAAGACAGAGATGAAATCTAGAGAGACACTTTCCCACGGTCGCTCTGATGGAGGCAGAGGTTCCAACAATCCGCTTGGTGCcttgttttcaatcttatcttgttggcacacaagacaagtcttcacatagctctccacttcatctctcatttaaggccaataataagaagattcaatgagtgTCAAGGTCCTTCGCTGACCTTGGTGACCAGTCCACTTAATGTCGTCGCATTTCCTCACtaattttcttcttagattttCCCATTTAGGGACGTATAGTCTTCTCCCTTTGGTGTAGAGAAGGTTGTTTTCTAACTaaaatcttttggtcttaccttctctagccaactccaccaacttcttgGCTAATGGATCGTGATGCAATCCTTCCTTGATGGTATACATAATATCTCCTTCAACCATAGAAAGGGCCGCCAACTCAGCCTTGCGACTCAGCGCATCTGCTATCACATTAGTCTTGCCTGACTtgtattcaaattcaaaatcaaactcaGCTAAGAAATCTTGCCACCTAGCTTGTTTAAGGCTTAACTTCTTCTGAGTTTGTAAGTAGCTTGTAGCTACATTGTCTGTCTTGACGATGAAGTGTGAACCAAGCAAGTAGTGACGCTAAGTTCTCAGACAATGCACTACTGTggtcatctccttctcttggacGGTGTATCGCCTCTCTGGATCATTCAACTTGCGACTCTGAAAGGCGATGGGATGTCCTTCTTGCATCAGAACTCCTCCAATAGCGTAGTCAAAAGTATCAGTGTGGACTTCAAATACCTTTGAGTAGTCGGGTAGTGCTAGTACTGGTCCTTCTGTGATAACTGCCTTCAACTCATCAAAGgccttttgacactcctttgaccaTTCCCAAGAGTGATTATTCTTGAGAAGATCAGTTAATGGTGCAGCCTTGGCGGAGTATCCCTTGATAAACCTCCGATAGTAATTAGCCAACCCAAGGAATTAACTCAATTCAGATACCTTATTTGGTGACTCCTACTCTTTGATAGCCTTCACATTTCCTTGATCCATACAAAGAGTTTCATCTTTAATGATGTGTCCCAAGAAGTGGACTTCGTCCCTTGCAAAGGAACACTTTTCCTTCTTCACATATAGGTTATTCTCTCGCAAGATCTTGAACACGGTTCGTAAGTGTTCTACATGTTCCTCCAAGGTATTACTATAGACAACAATATCATCTAAGTAGACCACTACAAACTGATCAAGGTAAGGTCGAAAGATCTCGTTCATCAAGGTACAAAAGGTCGCATGAGCATTggtcaagccaaaaggcatcaccaACCACTCATACGATCCATACCTCATGACACAGGTGGTCTTAGGCTCATCACCATCGGCAATTCTCACTTGGTGATATCCTGACCTCAAATCTAGCTTTGAGAACTACTTGGCTCTATcaagttgatcaaacaaatcgGCTATCGAAGGAATGTGgtatttgttcttgatggttacCTTGTTAAGTGCTCGATAGTTGATGTATAGTCTCAATGGACCATCATGCTTCTTTTGGAATAAGACTGGTGTGTCATAAGGTGCCTTCGATGAACGGATGAACCCAGCATCTAGTAAATCcttgagttgcttcttcaactCCTCGAGTTCTGGCGGTGCCATCCTATAAGGTGTTGAGGCAGTCAGCTTTGCTCTTGACTCCAATTCAATCATGTGGTCCACCTTCCTTCTaggtggtagttgttttggcaACTCAAGAGGgatcacatccttattttcttcaaggacttccttgattttggGAGGATCGTCTTCTCTTTCGG is drawn from Arachis hypogaea cultivar Tifrunner chromosome 12, arahy.Tifrunner.gnm2.J5K5, whole genome shotgun sequence and contains these coding sequences:
- the LOC112730571 gene encoding disease resistance protein RPV1; the protein is MTSSSSSSSSSSTAPQFKYDVFISFRGSDTRCGFFSHLLTALRQKKIHVYVDYNLKEGNEILPALFAAIEQSQIALVIFSKDYASSKWCLEELVKITECQKEKGQIIIPIFYNVEPSEVRHQKRSYAEAFVKHENMKMISRTKSINGELHCRSEEEVVKHILKTLDDMHPAYDFQGLVGINKPVDELESIVFANGSKDIRVIGIWGMGGIGKTTIATVLFNKLCSQYESRHFLANVRKESEKWGIIQLRDKILSVFTDEKDLNIGVPNGVPKHVLRKLRRRKILVVLDDVSTSDQITNLVGGHNWLGPGSRIIVTTRDKHAICKEADDIYKVKALESSDARQLLSLHAFDGTDGHCLELHWHNLVSKMVEYAKGIPLGLKVLGSFLYGKCFEEWECQFQKLQKMPFPEIHNVLRLSYEGLDHQEKSIFLYVACFFKEDEGKDTVENLLDACGYSTSIALKTLQDRALISIQHCVSMHDLIREMGRWIVRQQSINKPGEQRHLWDPHDIHRVLKHREGTDHIESLTWNMSSVSADISLSPHLFARMENLKLLRFYFNNNNNNSSDYYYYYYYCSDNNTCQVHLPEGLEILPQKLRLFHWDNYPAKSFPTTFNAECLVELRMKESRVEKLWDGVQDIPNMKRIVLNGSKQLIEIPDLSKALSLQELELMGCINLLSVHPSIFSLPKLVTVTLWNCRRLEKLPGWCEVKKEVLSEASASSTSSCSGSSHTSRSKLQYLNLDGCVNLMHLPDSFSNLTTLKVLYLGGCIKLDASNLYILFDALSSLTQLDLDQCDKLYEIPHNISNLSLLESLSLRETNVKSIPETIRHLPRLRNLYLTSCTVLRSMPRIPPSLHCLTANNCKSLERVFTPTPELLQQHLAFYEKEYYIGGTVFSFRNCPNLKKDSIDAIREYVKCCNEEKRSMRDARSVGNKRKRH